The window GCCGCGGCCAGACCCGGCGACGACTCCCGCATGTCGTAGGCGATGACCACCTGGGTGGCCTCGCCGGCCAGCAGCCGCGCGTAGGCGACGCCCAGGGCGCGGGCGGTGTCGGTGGTGAACTCGTCGCCGACCAGTCCACGGACGTCGTACGCCTTCGCGATGGCCCGCAGTTTCGTGCCTGGTGACGTCACAGTTCTCCTCGGTTCAAGGGGCGGTTCACGGACGCGGTGGCGCGCCCGGGGGCAGGTGGCGCGACGCGACGGCGGCGATCGCACGCAATGTGCTGCCGTGCTGTCCTACCACGCCGGGCGGACCCGCGTCGGGTCGGCCGACGAACACCACAGGACCGCCGGCGTGCGATCGCCCACCCCGGCACGGCGCGCGTCGGCGCCCGGCCGTCAGCGGCGCGGACCCTCGGGGCTCTGGTCGGTGGGGAACCGCAGCACCCGCAGGTGCCCGCGGCGTCCGGTCGAGGACGGCGCGGCGGGCGCCGGTTCCGTACGGTCGCCGCGGCCGGCCTCGCGCACGGCGTCGGCCAGGGCCTCGAGGTCGTCGGTGTGCGGCGCGTTGAGGTCGAACTCGGCCTCGGGCCGGACGACCTCCCAGCCGCGTGGCGCCTTCAGGCCGAGCGCGTGGTCGGCGCACAGGTCGTAGGAGTGCGGTTCGGCGGCGGTCGCCAGCGGTCCCACCACGGCGGTGGAATCGGCGTAGGCGAAGGTCAGCGTCGCCACCGCGGGCTGACCGCATCCGGTCCTCGAGCACTGCCGCAGTCTGGCCACCACGGCAGAGTAGGCCTGCTCACGGCCCCGACCACCGCGACACGCGGGAGCGACCGGTTCGCGCGACACGCGGCGGCAGCCCCGGCGGTCGTACCCGTCGCCGTACCGAGAGGGTCGCCACAGCCCCGCGCCGAGCCCGGTTCCGGGACCCCCACGGACCTATAGTGACCTCCGATGACTCTCGACGATTTCCCCGATTCCGGCGAGCGGATCACCCCACCCGCCGGCATGACGGGTGACGCGGGACCCCTGCTGCGGCTCATCCGTGACCAGCGCGTCGCGTTCCTGCTGGTCGGCGGGGCCAACACGGCCATCGGGTTCGCCTGGTTCGTGCTGTTCGAGCACCTCGTCGGCGACACGCTCGGCTACATGGTCGCGTTGTTGTTCGCCCACATCGCCGCGGTGCTGTGTGCGTTCGTGCTGTACCGGACCTTCGTCTTCCGGGTGCGCGGGCACGTGCTGCGCGACCTCGCCCGGTTCGAGGTCGTGCAGCTCACCGCGCTGGGCATCAACGTGGTCTTCCTGCCGCTCCTCAAGGAGGTCGTCGGCCTCCCGGTGCTGCTGGCGCAGCTGATCGTCACGGCCGGCACCGTGCTGATGAGCTTCTTCGCCCACCGCGGCTTCTCGTTCCGCCGGTCGGCCGCCGACCGGGAGGCCCCGGTCACCGCCACGGACGACGACGCACCCGCACCCGCCGCCGACGACCGGAGCCCCCGATGAACAGCGCACCCCGGATCTCGGTGGTCGTCCCCGCCTACGACAGCGTCGCCTTCATCGGCGCGACGATGGACTCGATCCTGGCCCAGACGTTCACCGACTTCGAGCTCGTCGTCTCCGACCACTCGTCCACCGACGGCACCTGGGACGTGCTGCAGTCCTACACCGCCGACCCGCGCGTCCGGCTGCACCGGCTGCCGACGGGCGGCGGCGCCCCGGCGAACTGGAACGCGGTGTCCGAGCGGGCGACCGGCGAGCTGGTCAAGCTGGTCTGCAGCGACGACCTGATCTACCCGACGTGCCTGGCCGAGCAGGTCGCGGCGATGGACGCGCACCCGGGGGCGGTGATGGTGGCCTGTTCGCGCGACATCGTCGACGCCGCCGGCCGACCGCTGATCCGCGGCCGCGGGCTGGGGAAGCTGACCGGCCGGGTGGACGGCCGCGCCGCGATCCGGGCCACCGTCCGGGCCGGTACCAACCTCTTCGGCGAGCCGGCGTCGGTGCTGCTGCGCCGGGAGGCGCTGGCCGCGGCGGGGTACTGGGACGGCGAATACTCCTACCTCATCGACGAGGCCAGCTACATCCGGGTGCTGCTGCAGGGCGACCTCGTCGCCCTGCCGACCCCGCTGGCCGGTTTCCGGGTCAGCGACCAGCAGTGGAGCGTGCACCTCATGCGCACCCAGGCCTCCGAGGCCAAGGGTTACCACCGCACGCTGGCCGCCGCCGAACCCGGGCTGCTGTCGTCCGCGGACCTGCGGATCGGCAACGCGATGGCCGACCTGACCATGCTGTTGCGCCGCGCCGCCTACGTGTACCTCGGCCGCCGGATGAAGAGCGCCCAGACCTGACCGCTCGGCGGCCGTTCTCCCGGACGGCGGCGACGCCGTCGGCGTCGACGCGGAATCGGGACCCGGCGCCCGCAGTCCTCCCGGCAGGTGCCGGTCGGGCGGGCGCCCCGCCGCAGGGCCGACAACCGGCCGTCCGGTGCGGACACCGGGACGGCAGGGCGATGTCGCGGTCGGCCGTCACCGACAGACCGTCGACACCGGCCACCGCCCACCTCCCCCGGCACCCGGGGGGACCGGTCGGTCCGTCGATCACCAGGTCGTGGCAGCCGGGACCGTCACGCCCGGAGCCGTCCGGAAGCCGGGGACGTCCGGCAGGGCGATGCCGTCCATCACCTGCACCCGCACGCCGTCCCCGGTAAGCGGGCGGTGGCAGCGGCTCGCCGCCGCAGCCGGTCACCGTGCCCACCAGGACGATCCCCACCGCCGCCCACCGCCGTGCCGACCGGTGTCCCATCGGTGGCTCCCGCCGCATCCCGACCTGGGACAGCACGGGATCGGTGCAGGCCACGCCGCCGCAGGGCCGGGCCGGACGGGGCCGGGCGACTATAGTTCCGACGGTGGAGCAGGCACACCCGGACGTCGCAACGCACACCATCTCCGTCGTCATCCCGGTGTACCAGGGTGAGAAGACGCTTCCCGGGGTGGTGGCCGAGATCCTCCCGATGACCACCGAATTCCGCACCCCGGACGGGCACACCGCGGTGATCACCGAGGTGCTCGGCGTCCATGACAACGGTCCCGACGACTCGGCGCGGGTGCTGCGGGAACTCGGCGCCGCCCACGACTTCTTCCGTCCGGTGTGGCTCAGCCGCAACTTCGGCCAGCATCCC is drawn from Nakamurella deserti and contains these coding sequences:
- a CDS encoding GtrA family protein translates to MTLDDFPDSGERITPPAGMTGDAGPLLRLIRDQRVAFLLVGGANTAIGFAWFVLFEHLVGDTLGYMVALLFAHIAAVLCAFVLYRTFVFRVRGHVLRDLARFEVVQLTALGINVVFLPLLKEVVGLPVLLAQLIVTAGTVLMSFFAHRGFSFRRSAADREAPVTATDDDAPAPAADDRSPR
- a CDS encoding DUF3499 domain-containing protein; the protein is MRQCSRTGCGQPAVATLTFAYADSTAVVGPLATAAEPHSYDLCADHALGLKAPRGWEVVRPEAEFDLNAPHTDDLEALADAVREAGRGDRTEPAPAAPSSTGRRGHLRVLRFPTDQSPEGPRR
- a CDS encoding glycosyltransferase family 2 protein, with protein sequence MNSAPRISVVVPAYDSVAFIGATMDSILAQTFTDFELVVSDHSSTDGTWDVLQSYTADPRVRLHRLPTGGGAPANWNAVSERATGELVKLVCSDDLIYPTCLAEQVAAMDAHPGAVMVACSRDIVDAAGRPLIRGRGLGKLTGRVDGRAAIRATVRAGTNLFGEPASVLLRREALAAAGYWDGEYSYLIDEASYIRVLLQGDLVALPTPLAGFRVSDQQWSVHLMRTQASEAKGYHRTLAAAEPGLLSSADLRIGNAMADLTMLLRRAAYVYLGRRMKSAQT